The Sporichthya brevicatena genome has a window encoding:
- the tatC gene encoding twin-arginine translocase subunit TatC translates to MPLLDHLRELRTRLIRAVIAMVLGSIVCFIFYEQIVEALITPICESGANGVRDGECGALVVTGVIGPLSLQLKVALYGGLIVTSPLWLWQLWAFLAPGLHRREKKWAYIFAGFGGPLFAAGATLAYVMLPVAVKILLGFAPGDIGNLVPLNEYIDFVLRFLIVFGVAFELPLVLVVMNIAGIVTSKQIRSWWRQMIFGIAVFAAIATPTPDPYSMLALMTPVALLYGVAIIITAILDRRKNRQMAELTGDHEDLP, encoded by the coding sequence GGGCAGCATTGTCTGCTTCATCTTCTACGAACAGATCGTCGAAGCTCTCATCACGCCGATCTGCGAGTCCGGCGCCAACGGCGTCCGCGACGGCGAGTGCGGCGCACTGGTGGTCACGGGCGTCATCGGCCCGCTGTCCCTGCAGCTGAAGGTTGCGCTGTATGGCGGTCTCATCGTCACGTCGCCGTTGTGGCTGTGGCAGCTGTGGGCCTTCCTCGCGCCCGGTCTGCACCGCCGCGAGAAGAAGTGGGCGTACATCTTCGCCGGCTTCGGCGGCCCGCTGTTCGCCGCCGGCGCGACCCTGGCCTACGTCATGCTGCCGGTCGCGGTGAAGATCCTGCTGGGCTTCGCCCCGGGCGACATCGGCAACCTGGTCCCGCTCAACGAGTACATCGACTTCGTCCTGCGGTTCCTGATCGTGTTCGGGGTCGCGTTCGAGCTGCCGCTGGTGCTCGTCGTCATGAACATCGCCGGCATCGTCACCTCGAAGCAGATCCGCTCCTGGTGGCGGCAGATGATCTTCGGGATCGCCGTGTTCGCCGCGATCGCGACGCCGACCCCCGACCCGTACTCGATGCTCGCGCTGATGACGCCGGTGGCGTTGCTCTACGGCGTCGCCATCATCATCACCGCGATCCTCGACCGGCGGAAGAACCGTCAGATGGCCGAGCTGACCGGTGACCACGAGGACCTGCCCTGA